The following proteins come from a genomic window of Etheostoma spectabile isolate EspeVRDwgs_2016 unplaced genomic scaffold, UIUC_Espe_1.0 scaffold363, whole genome shotgun sequence:
- the bcan gene encoding brevican core protein isoform X1 codes for MMDMKLDVSLPVLLCAICLLVRPSSSTHHQESACFSSDDSKLLQVTIPADPPVAGVLGGSLTLPCLVSLAHPPPSPSTNGRHAVLSLPRVKWSVLTHDREAEILVARGDRVRVSEAYKDRASLLHYASSPADLTLRLESLRQNDTGFYRCEVQQGLEDANDVVHVKVKGVVFHYRAASSRYAFTFEQARDACVEIGAQIASPEQLLAAYHSGYEQCDAGWLSDHSVRYPIQMPREGCFGDMDALPGVRNYGLLEPDELYDVYCYVENVDGEVFHVSAPQGFTFSEAKAFCLSHGAELVTTAQLYAAWNDGLNLCSPGWLADGSVRYPIVTPRERCGGGEPGVRTVYRYSNQTGFPEVHNRHDVYCLQSNNAAYTESHQDFLATEPENIGQDVVFLTNPVEEDFDWGKATAKGGKEVQRAHTANPGQQSHMEAQAVTLTYDKRPLTVDIHSSITPPSEHQEPWSTEKGTWEVLEKAGNTENYQPASEDNQDRDYDTTSATTSPKADGVVAFDEDSTLPTNDATLPASAESSEPHISVTESLGTTAVYATSGADATELLSSSAEVPQEGDLPVLQEDHTTEAHLDLTSEAPHVYSSTSYEVPGQPEEDSTGSAVEISAVTSLTLTEETAYSTAPLLPAFDHSTPENHYAEEGSGDESVNPLLDEATQPSVTQSLGDTSGPSELAPTSDSGYDHTAEPSGVTVVWSTPVWHDNEDFSSPSQETVSHDPTNHSRHVDTAAVFTVTEDSSVNTPVLNSDPITLLTPPVSVTPPFPSVEVEASSPEIITFIPESSTPSGAGPLDDIQDKLQEVLGGSQEVFFNKTKHSTDSDPEGREHDSREGLGESSGGSGELTNPALSTDHTSERTGGWDATDAPPPAGVKLTPIPHVTLTRGWEPEASSSSLSSTAQESRSDLEYSTELHVADGSEDVSKEPDVVTEIPTSGITEHGSSDRGAGETSTEDPSVKVCTWPPGDGEERPGPTRSSDSSDGPITAPTRFPEHSAMADKVSAAGPGGTSAADSCLENPCSNGGTCVDGDPPSCLCLPGYGGDLCQKDLEVCEPGWEKFQSFCYHHFSKRQSWEAAEQHCRLCGGHLLSVMTPEEQDYINDRYREYQWIGLNDRTIEGDFRWSDGNPLLYENWFRGQPDSYFLSGEDCAVMVWHDSGRWSDMPCNYHLSYTCKKGVSSCGEPPKAPNAKVFGKKRLRYETNTKVRYYCEEGFVQKLNPVIKCLPSGRWEEPLITCIPTHLKEEDPVTSLPLQHEEVLSTAAEEAAPLFWDIKWNV; via the exons ACTGGACGTGTCTCTACCTGTGCTGCTGTGTGCCATCTGTCTCCTCGTCCGGCCGTCGTCCTCTACTCACCACCAGGAGTCAG CTTGCTTCTCCTCAGATGACTCAAAGCTCCTCCAGGTGACCATCCCCGCCGACCCGCCGGTGGCCGGGGTGCTGGGCGGCTCTTTGACATTACCCTGCCTGGTGTCTCTGGCGCACCCGCCGCCGTCCCCCTCCACCAACGGCCGCCACGCCGTGCTGTCCCTCCCGCGGGTCAAGTGGAGCGTGCTGACCCACGACCGAGAGGCGGAGATCCTGGTTGCCCGTGGCGACAGGGTGAGAGTCAGCGAGGCGTACAAGGACCGGGCCTCGCTGCTCCACTACGCCTCGTCCCCCGCCGACCTCACGCTGCGGCTGGAGAGCCTGAGGCAGAACGACACCGGCTTCTACCGCTGCGAGGTGCAGCAGGGCCTGGAGGACGCCAACGACGTGGTTCACGTCAAAGTCAAAG gGGTGGTGTTTCATTATCGTGCTGCATCCAGCCGCTACGCCTTTACCTTTGAGCAAGCCAGAGATGCCTGCGTGGAGATTGGGGCTCAGATTGCCAGTCCGGAGCAGCTCCTGGCCGCCTACCACAGCGGGTACGAGCAGTGTGACGCCGGCTGGCTCTCAGACCACTCGGTGAG ATATCCCATCCAGATGCCAAGAGAGGGCTGTTTTGGGGACATGGATGCATTGCCGGGAGTGAGGAACTATGGACTGTTAGAGCCTGATGAGCTGTATGACGTCTATTGCTACGTAGAGAATGTCGATG GTGAGGTGTTCCATGTCTCCGCCCCCCAGGGCTTTACCTTCTCGGAGGCCAAGGCCTTCTGTCTGAGTCATGGGGCCGAGCTGGTAACCACCGCTCAGCTGTACGCAGCCTGGAACGACGGACTGAACCTCTGCAGTCCGGGCTGGCTGGCGGACGGGAGCGTGCGCTACCCCATCGTCACCCCCAGGGAGCGTTGTGGAGGCGGCGAACCCGGGGTCAGAACTGTCTATCGTTACAGCAACCAGACGGGCTTCCCCGAGGTTCACAATCGACATGATGTCTACTGCCTCCAAA GCAATAACGCCGCTTACACAGAATCTCATCAGGATTTCCTCGCCACTGAACCAGAGAACATTGGCCAGGACGTTGTTTTCTTAACTAATCCTGTAGAGGAAGACTTTGACTGGGGCAAGGCGACGGCAAAAGGGGGCAAAGAGGTCCAACGCGCCCACACGGCCAACCCGGGACAGCAGAGTCACATGGAGGCCCAGGCCGTCACATTGACTTATGACAAGCGACCATTAACGGTAGACATTCACTCCTCCATCACTCCTCCATCTGAGCATCAAGAGCCCTGGTCCACAGAGAAAGGTACCTGGGAAGTCCTGGAAAAGGCCGGCAACACAGAGAACTATCAGCCCGCATCGGAAGACAACCAAGACAGAGATTATGACACAACTTCTGCAACAACTTCTCCAAAGGCAGATGGTGTCGTAGCATTTGACGAAGACTCCACTTTACCCACAAATGATGCGACTCTTCCAGCGAGCGCGGAGTCCTCAGAGCCTCATATCTCTGTGACTGAAAGCCTGGGTACGACAGCTGTTTATGCAACATCTGGAGCTGATGCAACCGAGCTCCTTAGCAGCTCTGCGGAGGTTCCTCAGGAGGGCGACCTTCCTGTTCTACAAGAGGACCACACTACAGAGGCTCACCTGGATCTCACTTCCGAAGCCCCGCACGTCTACTCGAGCACATCTTACGAGGTTCCCGGACAGCCagaagaggatagcactggttCTGCCGTGGAGATATCAGCGGTGACTTCTTTAACCCTTACAGAGGAAACCGCTTACTCAACCGCCCCGCTGCTGCCGGCTTTTGATCACAGTACGCCTGAGAACCATTATGCAGAAGAGGGGTCTGGGGATGAGAGTGTAAACCCTCTTCTAGATGAGGCGACACAACCCTCAGTGACTCAAAGTTTGGGGGACACCTCTGGTCCCTCTGAACTGGCCCCTACGTCTGATTCAG GTTATGATCACACCGCAGAACCCTCAGGTGTAACCGTGGTGTGGTCCACCCCGGTCTGGCATGACAATGAGGACTTCAGTAGCCCTTCACAGGAGACCGTTTCACATGATCCAACCAACCACAGTAGACATGTGGACACAGCAGCGGTCTTCACAGTTACAGAAGACTCCAGTGTAAACACACCGGTCCTGAACAGTGATCCCATCACCTTGTTGACACCCCCTGTGTCTGTGACCCCACCTTTTCCTTCTGTGGAGGTTGAAGCCAGCTCCCCAGAGATTATAACCTTCATACCCGAAAGCAGCACTCCATCTGGGGCCGGACCTCTGGACGACATCCAGGACAAACTACAGGAGGTATTGGGAGGAAGCCAAGAGGTTTTCTTCAACAAAACCAAACATAGCACAGACAGCGATCCGGAGGGGAGGGAACACGATTCCAGAGAGGGGTTGGGTGAATCTTCAGGAGGAAGCGGCGAGCTGACAAATCCGGCTCTGTCAACGGACCACACGTCTGAGAGAACGGGCGGCTGGGATGCCACCGATGCACCTCCTCCGGCAGGTGTAAAACTCACGCCGATCCCTCATGTGACCCTCACACGGGGCTGGGAACCAgaggcttcttcttcttctttgtcctcCACAGCGCAGGAGTCTCGCTCAGATCTGGAGTACAGCACAGAACTTCATGTGGCTGACGGATCTGAAGACGTCTCTAAGGAGCCAGACGTCGTCACTGAGATCCCCACCAGCGGCATCACTG AACATGGATCATCGGACCGAGGTGCGGGGGAGACCAGCACGGAGGATCCTTCAGTTAAAGTGTGCACGTGGCCTCCGGGTGATGGGGAGGAACGCCCCGGTCCGACGCGCAGCAGCGACAGCAGTGATGGACCAATCACAGCTCCCACCAGGTTCCCAGAGCACTCTGCCATGGCTGACAAGGTCTCTGCTGCAGGACCAGGAGGCACTTCAG CTGCAGACTCCTGCCTGGAGAACCCGTGTTCGAACGGAGGCACTTGTGTTGACGGGGACCCACCGAGCTGCTTGTGCTTACCCGGTTACGGAGGAGACTTGTGCCAGAAAG ACCTGGAGGTGTGTGAGCCCGGCTGGGAGAAGTTTCAGAGCTTCTGTTATCATCACTTCTCCAAGCGGCAGAGCTGGGAGGCGGCGGAGCAGCACTGCCGCTTGTGTGGCGGACATCTTCTTTCTGTCATGACCCCCGAGGAGCAGGACTACATCAATG ACAGATACAGAGAATATCAGTGGATTGGACTGAATGACCGAACCATCGAGGGAGACTTCCGCTGGTCTGACGGAAATCCTCTG CTCTACGAGAACTGGTTCAGAGGGCAGCCGGACAGCTACTTCCTGTCAGGCGAGGACTGTGCGGTGATGGTGTGGCACGACAGCGGCCGATGGAGTGACATGCCGTGCAACTACCACCTCTCCTACACCTGCAAGAAGGGCGTCT CATCGTGTGGCGAGCCCCCCAAAGCTCCCAACGCTAAGGTGTTTGGGAAGAAGCGGTTGCGTTACGAGACCAACACCAAGGTGCGGTACTACTGCGAGGAGGGCTTTGTGCAGAAACTGAACCCTGTGATCAAGTGCCTGCCCAGCGGCCGATGGGAGGAGCCTCTGATCACCTGCATCCCAA CCCATTTAAAGGAAGAAGACCCAGTGACGTCCCTTCCTCTCCAGCATGAGGAGGTCCTGAGCACGGCTGCAGAGGAAGCAGCGCCGCTGTTCTGGGACATCAAGTGGAACGTCTGA
- the bcan gene encoding brevican core protein isoform X2: protein MMDMKLDVSLPVLLCAICLLVRPSSSTHHQESDDSKLLQVTIPADPPVAGVLGGSLTLPCLVSLAHPPPSPSTNGRHAVLSLPRVKWSVLTHDREAEILVARGDRVRVSEAYKDRASLLHYASSPADLTLRLESLRQNDTGFYRCEVQQGLEDANDVVHVKVKGVVFHYRAASSRYAFTFEQARDACVEIGAQIASPEQLLAAYHSGYEQCDAGWLSDHSVRYPIQMPREGCFGDMDALPGVRNYGLLEPDELYDVYCYVENVDGEVFHVSAPQGFTFSEAKAFCLSHGAELVTTAQLYAAWNDGLNLCSPGWLADGSVRYPIVTPRERCGGGEPGVRTVYRYSNQTGFPEVHNRHDVYCLQSNNAAYTESHQDFLATEPENIGQDVVFLTNPVEEDFDWGKATAKGGKEVQRAHTANPGQQSHMEAQAVTLTYDKRPLTVDIHSSITPPSEHQEPWSTEKGTWEVLEKAGNTENYQPASEDNQDRDYDTTSATTSPKADGVVAFDEDSTLPTNDATLPASAESSEPHISVTESLGTTAVYATSGADATELLSSSAEVPQEGDLPVLQEDHTTEAHLDLTSEAPHVYSSTSYEVPGQPEEDSTGSAVEISAVTSLTLTEETAYSTAPLLPAFDHSTPENHYAEEGSGDESVNPLLDEATQPSVTQSLGDTSGPSELAPTSDSGYDHTAEPSGVTVVWSTPVWHDNEDFSSPSQETVSHDPTNHSRHVDTAAVFTVTEDSSVNTPVLNSDPITLLTPPVSVTPPFPSVEVEASSPEIITFIPESSTPSGAGPLDDIQDKLQEVLGGSQEVFFNKTKHSTDSDPEGREHDSREGLGESSGGSGELTNPALSTDHTSERTGGWDATDAPPPAGVKLTPIPHVTLTRGWEPEASSSSLSSTAQESRSDLEYSTELHVADGSEDVSKEPDVVTEIPTSGITEHGSSDRGAGETSTEDPSVKVCTWPPGDGEERPGPTRSSDSSDGPITAPTRFPEHSAMADKVSAAGPGGTSAADSCLENPCSNGGTCVDGDPPSCLCLPGYGGDLCQKDLEVCEPGWEKFQSFCYHHFSKRQSWEAAEQHCRLCGGHLLSVMTPEEQDYINDRYREYQWIGLNDRTIEGDFRWSDGNPLLYENWFRGQPDSYFLSGEDCAVMVWHDSGRWSDMPCNYHLSYTCKKGVSSCGEPPKAPNAKVFGKKRLRYETNTKVRYYCEEGFVQKLNPVIKCLPSGRWEEPLITCIPTHLKEEDPVTSLPLQHEEVLSTAAEEAAPLFWDIKWNV, encoded by the exons ACTGGACGTGTCTCTACCTGTGCTGCTGTGTGCCATCTGTCTCCTCGTCCGGCCGTCGTCCTCTACTCACCACCAGGAGTCAG ATGACTCAAAGCTCCTCCAGGTGACCATCCCCGCCGACCCGCCGGTGGCCGGGGTGCTGGGCGGCTCTTTGACATTACCCTGCCTGGTGTCTCTGGCGCACCCGCCGCCGTCCCCCTCCACCAACGGCCGCCACGCCGTGCTGTCCCTCCCGCGGGTCAAGTGGAGCGTGCTGACCCACGACCGAGAGGCGGAGATCCTGGTTGCCCGTGGCGACAGGGTGAGAGTCAGCGAGGCGTACAAGGACCGGGCCTCGCTGCTCCACTACGCCTCGTCCCCCGCCGACCTCACGCTGCGGCTGGAGAGCCTGAGGCAGAACGACACCGGCTTCTACCGCTGCGAGGTGCAGCAGGGCCTGGAGGACGCCAACGACGTGGTTCACGTCAAAGTCAAAG gGGTGGTGTTTCATTATCGTGCTGCATCCAGCCGCTACGCCTTTACCTTTGAGCAAGCCAGAGATGCCTGCGTGGAGATTGGGGCTCAGATTGCCAGTCCGGAGCAGCTCCTGGCCGCCTACCACAGCGGGTACGAGCAGTGTGACGCCGGCTGGCTCTCAGACCACTCGGTGAG ATATCCCATCCAGATGCCAAGAGAGGGCTGTTTTGGGGACATGGATGCATTGCCGGGAGTGAGGAACTATGGACTGTTAGAGCCTGATGAGCTGTATGACGTCTATTGCTACGTAGAGAATGTCGATG GTGAGGTGTTCCATGTCTCCGCCCCCCAGGGCTTTACCTTCTCGGAGGCCAAGGCCTTCTGTCTGAGTCATGGGGCCGAGCTGGTAACCACCGCTCAGCTGTACGCAGCCTGGAACGACGGACTGAACCTCTGCAGTCCGGGCTGGCTGGCGGACGGGAGCGTGCGCTACCCCATCGTCACCCCCAGGGAGCGTTGTGGAGGCGGCGAACCCGGGGTCAGAACTGTCTATCGTTACAGCAACCAGACGGGCTTCCCCGAGGTTCACAATCGACATGATGTCTACTGCCTCCAAA GCAATAACGCCGCTTACACAGAATCTCATCAGGATTTCCTCGCCACTGAACCAGAGAACATTGGCCAGGACGTTGTTTTCTTAACTAATCCTGTAGAGGAAGACTTTGACTGGGGCAAGGCGACGGCAAAAGGGGGCAAAGAGGTCCAACGCGCCCACACGGCCAACCCGGGACAGCAGAGTCACATGGAGGCCCAGGCCGTCACATTGACTTATGACAAGCGACCATTAACGGTAGACATTCACTCCTCCATCACTCCTCCATCTGAGCATCAAGAGCCCTGGTCCACAGAGAAAGGTACCTGGGAAGTCCTGGAAAAGGCCGGCAACACAGAGAACTATCAGCCCGCATCGGAAGACAACCAAGACAGAGATTATGACACAACTTCTGCAACAACTTCTCCAAAGGCAGATGGTGTCGTAGCATTTGACGAAGACTCCACTTTACCCACAAATGATGCGACTCTTCCAGCGAGCGCGGAGTCCTCAGAGCCTCATATCTCTGTGACTGAAAGCCTGGGTACGACAGCTGTTTATGCAACATCTGGAGCTGATGCAACCGAGCTCCTTAGCAGCTCTGCGGAGGTTCCTCAGGAGGGCGACCTTCCTGTTCTACAAGAGGACCACACTACAGAGGCTCACCTGGATCTCACTTCCGAAGCCCCGCACGTCTACTCGAGCACATCTTACGAGGTTCCCGGACAGCCagaagaggatagcactggttCTGCCGTGGAGATATCAGCGGTGACTTCTTTAACCCTTACAGAGGAAACCGCTTACTCAACCGCCCCGCTGCTGCCGGCTTTTGATCACAGTACGCCTGAGAACCATTATGCAGAAGAGGGGTCTGGGGATGAGAGTGTAAACCCTCTTCTAGATGAGGCGACACAACCCTCAGTGACTCAAAGTTTGGGGGACACCTCTGGTCCCTCTGAACTGGCCCCTACGTCTGATTCAG GTTATGATCACACCGCAGAACCCTCAGGTGTAACCGTGGTGTGGTCCACCCCGGTCTGGCATGACAATGAGGACTTCAGTAGCCCTTCACAGGAGACCGTTTCACATGATCCAACCAACCACAGTAGACATGTGGACACAGCAGCGGTCTTCACAGTTACAGAAGACTCCAGTGTAAACACACCGGTCCTGAACAGTGATCCCATCACCTTGTTGACACCCCCTGTGTCTGTGACCCCACCTTTTCCTTCTGTGGAGGTTGAAGCCAGCTCCCCAGAGATTATAACCTTCATACCCGAAAGCAGCACTCCATCTGGGGCCGGACCTCTGGACGACATCCAGGACAAACTACAGGAGGTATTGGGAGGAAGCCAAGAGGTTTTCTTCAACAAAACCAAACATAGCACAGACAGCGATCCGGAGGGGAGGGAACACGATTCCAGAGAGGGGTTGGGTGAATCTTCAGGAGGAAGCGGCGAGCTGACAAATCCGGCTCTGTCAACGGACCACACGTCTGAGAGAACGGGCGGCTGGGATGCCACCGATGCACCTCCTCCGGCAGGTGTAAAACTCACGCCGATCCCTCATGTGACCCTCACACGGGGCTGGGAACCAgaggcttcttcttcttctttgtcctcCACAGCGCAGGAGTCTCGCTCAGATCTGGAGTACAGCACAGAACTTCATGTGGCTGACGGATCTGAAGACGTCTCTAAGGAGCCAGACGTCGTCACTGAGATCCCCACCAGCGGCATCACTG AACATGGATCATCGGACCGAGGTGCGGGGGAGACCAGCACGGAGGATCCTTCAGTTAAAGTGTGCACGTGGCCTCCGGGTGATGGGGAGGAACGCCCCGGTCCGACGCGCAGCAGCGACAGCAGTGATGGACCAATCACAGCTCCCACCAGGTTCCCAGAGCACTCTGCCATGGCTGACAAGGTCTCTGCTGCAGGACCAGGAGGCACTTCAG CTGCAGACTCCTGCCTGGAGAACCCGTGTTCGAACGGAGGCACTTGTGTTGACGGGGACCCACCGAGCTGCTTGTGCTTACCCGGTTACGGAGGAGACTTGTGCCAGAAAG ACCTGGAGGTGTGTGAGCCCGGCTGGGAGAAGTTTCAGAGCTTCTGTTATCATCACTTCTCCAAGCGGCAGAGCTGGGAGGCGGCGGAGCAGCACTGCCGCTTGTGTGGCGGACATCTTCTTTCTGTCATGACCCCCGAGGAGCAGGACTACATCAATG ACAGATACAGAGAATATCAGTGGATTGGACTGAATGACCGAACCATCGAGGGAGACTTCCGCTGGTCTGACGGAAATCCTCTG CTCTACGAGAACTGGTTCAGAGGGCAGCCGGACAGCTACTTCCTGTCAGGCGAGGACTGTGCGGTGATGGTGTGGCACGACAGCGGCCGATGGAGTGACATGCCGTGCAACTACCACCTCTCCTACACCTGCAAGAAGGGCGTCT CATCGTGTGGCGAGCCCCCCAAAGCTCCCAACGCTAAGGTGTTTGGGAAGAAGCGGTTGCGTTACGAGACCAACACCAAGGTGCGGTACTACTGCGAGGAGGGCTTTGTGCAGAAACTGAACCCTGTGATCAAGTGCCTGCCCAGCGGCCGATGGGAGGAGCCTCTGATCACCTGCATCCCAA CCCATTTAAAGGAAGAAGACCCAGTGACGTCCCTTCCTCTCCAGCATGAGGAGGTCCTGAGCACGGCTGCAGAGGAAGCAGCGCCGCTGTTCTGGGACATCAAGTGGAACGTCTGA